A genomic region of Exiguobacterium oxidotolerans JCM 12280 contains the following coding sequences:
- a CDS encoding flagellar hook-basal body protein has protein sequence MQSLYTSASTMAQLQKQLDTTGHNLANANTNGYKRRDAQFNELLVRNISNTPGGLETGPLTTPVDLRLGVGGYVANEATRFTVGAFQTTGRNLDAALGNPHHFFGVIDADGVTKFTRDGNFELSPQGNGQMLLTDDAGRSVINQANDAITLPKNATAIELNKDGNITGVLNGERRVLARIGVADIPNHGELTDVGGGLYTATGQYQNAQGNPLTVGTLESSNVDMGTEMTNLTQIQRAYQFNSKALMTTDQMMGIVTSLK, from the coding sequence ATGCAATCACTTTATACATCAGCCAGTACGATGGCTCAATTACAAAAACAACTCGATACGACCGGGCATAATCTCGCGAATGCGAACACGAACGGCTACAAGCGTCGTGATGCGCAGTTCAATGAGTTACTCGTCCGCAACATCAGCAACACACCGGGCGGCTTAGAAACAGGTCCTTTGACGACGCCGGTCGATCTTCGTCTTGGTGTCGGTGGGTATGTCGCGAACGAAGCGACACGTTTTACCGTCGGTGCTTTTCAAACGACCGGACGAAATTTAGATGCGGCACTCGGTAATCCGCATCACTTCTTTGGTGTCATCGATGCAGACGGCGTGACGAAATTCACGCGGGACGGCAACTTTGAGTTATCACCGCAAGGCAACGGACAGATGTTGTTGACAGATGATGCGGGACGCTCCGTCATCAATCAAGCGAACGATGCCATCACCTTACCGAAAAATGCGACGGCGATTGAGCTGAACAAAGATGGCAATATCACAGGTGTCCTCAACGGAGAACGTCGTGTCCTTGCCCGCATCGGTGTCGCGGATATTCCGAACCATGGCGAGTTGACGGATGTCGGCGGTGGACTCTATACGGCGACCGGACAATATCAAAATGCTCAAGGGAACCCGTTGACGGTCGGGACGCTCGAATCCTCGAACGTCGACATGGGGACGGAAATGACGAACTTGACGCAAATTCAACGCGCCTATCAGTTTAATTCGAAAGCTTTGATGACGACCGATCAGATGATGGGAATCGTCACATCACTCAAATAA
- a CDS encoding iron chelate uptake ABC transporter family permease subunit — MAYRKRLIWLGALALLCMVGYMTLNLQGALGYVVPRRFTKLAAMLVTSVAIGVSTLIFQTVAMNRILTPNVIGLDSLYMLLQTGLLFLFGSSILLEVGIEVRFVATILLMVGFAIVLYQLLFRGEGRNVYFLLLVGLVFGTFFGSITSFLQLLMDPNEFQLLQDRSFASINNVDSDLLMLATVLLVLNTVWLWRYVRLIDVLALGRDHAINLGIPYEKIVKRLLIIVAIYISIATALIGPITFLGLLIVNVAYQLIPTYRHHALAVATVLLGVIALVGGQLIVEHVLNFSTTLSVILNLIGGSYFIYLLLKGVNR, encoded by the coding sequence ATGGCTTATCGTAAACGATTGATTTGGCTTGGCGCCCTCGCGTTATTATGCATGGTCGGCTATATGACGTTGAACTTACAAGGGGCACTCGGATACGTCGTTCCAAGACGTTTTACAAAGTTAGCGGCGATGCTTGTTACGAGTGTCGCGATCGGGGTCTCGACCTTGATCTTCCAAACCGTGGCGATGAACCGGATTTTGACACCGAACGTCATCGGTCTCGATTCCCTGTATATGTTGCTTCAAACCGGACTCTTGTTTTTGTTCGGCAGCTCAATCCTGCTTGAAGTCGGAATCGAAGTCCGCTTCGTCGCAACGATTCTTTTGATGGTCGGTTTTGCGATCGTGCTGTATCAATTGCTGTTCCGAGGGGAGGGGCGGAACGTCTACTTCCTTCTCCTCGTCGGTCTCGTCTTCGGAACGTTTTTCGGCAGTATCACCTCGTTTCTTCAACTGCTGATGGACCCGAACGAATTTCAATTGTTGCAAGATCGCTCGTTCGCGAGCATCAACAACGTCGATTCGGACTTATTGATGTTAGCAACGGTCCTCCTCGTCTTGAATACAGTTTGGCTTTGGCGGTATGTCCGCCTCATCGACGTATTAGCACTCGGGCGCGACCATGCGATTAACTTGGGCATTCCGTATGAAAAAATCGTCAAACGTCTGTTAATTATCGTCGCCATCTATATTTCGATTGCGACAGCCTTGATTGGACCGATTACATTTTTAGGGCTCTTGATTGTCAACGTCGCCTATCAGCTCATCCCGACGTACCGCCATCACGCTTTAGCGGTCGCGACAGTTTTACTTGGTGTGATCGCGTTAGTCGGAGGGCAGTTGATTGTCGAGCACGTCTTGAACTTCTCGACGACGCTCAGTGTCATCTTGAACTTGATTGGTGGTAGCTACTTTATTTATCTCTTGCTGAAAGGAGTCAACCGATGA
- a CDS encoding ABC transporter ATP-binding protein — translation MITIENITKRFGTKTVVEAATFTIPKGQLTSFIGPNGAGKSTVLSMISRLAKADAGVVTLEGTAISQFPSDDLAKRLSILKQSNHLGLRVTVRELVGFGRFPYSKGRLTALDHEKIDRAIAYVGLEEMEDKQINALSGGQKQRAFIAMVIAQDTDYILLDEPLNNLDMRHAVQVMKLLRKLVDEENKTIVVVLHDLNFASVYSDQMVAMKEGQIVATGPTDQLMDQSLLENLYEMDLTLEQMDDHKICLYYT, via the coding sequence ATGATTACGATTGAGAACATCACGAAACGGTTCGGAACGAAGACCGTCGTCGAAGCGGCGACGTTCACGATCCCGAAAGGTCAATTGACATCCTTCATCGGACCGAACGGTGCGGGTAAAAGTACCGTCCTGTCGATGATTAGCCGCCTCGCGAAAGCGGATGCGGGCGTCGTCACACTGGAAGGGACGGCCATCAGTCAATTTCCGTCAGATGACTTGGCGAAGCGACTGTCGATTTTAAAACAAAGCAACCACCTCGGACTGCGTGTGACGGTCCGAGAGCTCGTCGGGTTTGGTCGTTTTCCATATTCAAAAGGACGACTGACCGCCCTTGATCACGAAAAAATCGATCGAGCGATTGCATACGTCGGCCTCGAAGAGATGGAAGATAAACAAATCAATGCCCTCAGCGGAGGTCAGAAGCAACGTGCCTTCATCGCGATGGTGATTGCCCAAGATACGGATTATATCTTGCTCGACGAACCATTGAATAACCTCGACATGCGTCATGCCGTCCAGGTGATGAAGTTACTCCGGAAGCTCGTCGACGAGGAAAATAAAACGATCGTTGTCGTCTTACACGACTTGAACTTCGCGTCCGTCTACTCGGATCAGATGGTCGCGATGAAAGAAGGACAAATCGTTGCGACGGGTCCGACAGACCAATTGATGGACCAGTCGTTACTCGAAAACCTGTATGAAATGGATTTAACGTTGGAACAGATGGATGATCATAAAATTTGCCTCTACTATACTTAA
- a CDS encoding siderophore ABC transporter substrate-binding protein, which yields MKKWFLLVIAICVVALGACGKGTDESAASSDEKMTIKHELGSTEVVKDPKKVVVFDFGALDTLDELGVEVAGLPKELVPAYLKQYEADQYTSVGSLKEPNFEAISELAPDVILISARQSEMYKEFSKIAPTIYVGIDTQDYMTSFKDNVNMLGKLFGKEAEATAALKEVDEKIAAVKEDAKEAPESLVLIAGDKSMSAFGPGSRFGLIYDAFGLKAIDTTLDQAVHGQDVSYEYIVKKNPGIIFVIDRGEAIGEGASAKQAMDNELLKNVDAVKNNKVVYLSGDVWYLSGGGIQSIEKMIEEIKTAL from the coding sequence ATGAAAAAGTGGTTCTTACTCGTTATTGCAATTTGTGTCGTCGCACTTGGTGCGTGTGGAAAAGGAACAGATGAATCAGCCGCTTCAAGCGACGAAAAAATGACAATCAAACATGAATTAGGTTCAACGGAGGTCGTCAAAGACCCGAAAAAAGTTGTCGTCTTTGATTTTGGTGCACTCGATACACTCGATGAACTCGGTGTCGAAGTGGCAGGTCTACCGAAAGAACTCGTTCCAGCCTATCTCAAACAATATGAAGCAGACCAGTATACGAGCGTCGGAAGTTTAAAAGAACCAAACTTTGAAGCAATCAGTGAACTTGCACCAGACGTCATCCTAATCTCAGCCCGTCAATCGGAAATGTATAAAGAGTTCAGCAAGATTGCACCGACGATTTATGTAGGAATCGATACACAAGACTACATGACGTCGTTCAAAGATAACGTCAACATGCTCGGTAAGTTGTTCGGAAAAGAAGCAGAAGCGACAGCTGCATTAAAAGAAGTAGATGAAAAAATCGCGGCAGTCAAAGAGGATGCTAAAGAAGCACCTGAATCACTTGTCTTGATTGCGGGGGATAAGAGCATGAGTGCGTTTGGACCGGGCTCTCGTTTTGGCTTGATTTACGATGCATTCGGACTGAAAGCAATCGATACAACTCTTGATCAAGCCGTCCACGGACAAGATGTCTCGTACGAATACATCGTCAAGAAAAATCCGGGCATCATCTTCGTCATCGACCGTGGAGAAGCGATCGGCGAAGGGGCGAGCGCGAAACAAGCGATGGACAATGAATTATTGAAAAACGTCGATGCCGTCAAAAATAATAAGGTCGTCTACTTGAGTGGAGACGTGTGGTATCTGTCCGGTGGCGGTATCCAATCGATCGAGAAGATGATTGAAGAAATCAAAACAGCATTGTAA
- a CDS encoding EAL domain-containing protein: MPFFKKKLSEAPLQGSLDFKELTDPTYFLENHPDAVYTLNLAGEIVSFNQKLAFLLGYEGTTLANQPIQSFLRPSEAERIAPFKQRALHGETVHFTAEVRHKDGRRLTMTVTNIPIYQNHIIIGLYGIARDISQHVALRKQLLRLAQQEQLTEMTTPIAFLDYLPTSDEWSFSKNFTSLLSISSHRLASMDEEDFLHEIHPDDRSLFQEHVAQLTTPSNVSLTLRMNQQEQYQRVVRCDALSSQTDGHLCISMMFHDTATTRETPPADSQDSLTNFLATVETIVYQHSEADQALTFLAVGFLQQHPEHLRQLELDPAYWKELLHPDDRDRIKAAREGLQQGETVRLTYRLKLEDEWRWLEEIRLPLKDSNTQVFTGYQGVVTDITLVKQQQEDLFRLSRHHATTGLPNRIALLEKMEDLLKNGLPFTIFAIDFNQFHNINTQLRYEIGQRWLLDTRDALTERLPNVYCSQLEGDYYIALIEQPFDELQLKKRALHVLELATQRFSIEAYALIPELAIGISHSQDKKTSAAELLQAANTTLTRARAKTGPAYELYTSQLDLEIYRRHQLEQGLRYAIGQDELFLEYQPKVDIWSGQLLAFEALIRWDHPEWGRIPPQDFIPLAEEGRFYLAIGDWVLETVCRTLQDLSTSGFPVVPISINLSAKRLLHGNFVETVKTCLKRHSVQARFLQFELPENVLLENNEFVKETLAHLHRLGIRLTLDRYGSSATSLACLRDYPITTLKLDRSFVAQLEEADQSTALLKTIIYFAKELELTVVAEGVETLHQLDLFRDFECHAVQGYLFSRPVSASELVNVLRLGVLSPIESLKASPKQQLPSVHAQITITRLNGKAVNVGASPILITRSTNRSIHFYASIRLPVDHQIELSLQLKDVDHPRTIIEPLAITELDNGLFHYSADYKVRAQSILLMKALEHSEQQKLDDFFSLT, from the coding sequence ATGCCGTTCTTCAAAAAGAAACTTTCAGAAGCGCCCCTGCAAGGATCACTGGATTTTAAAGAACTGACAGACCCGACCTACTTTTTAGAAAATCATCCGGATGCCGTTTACACCTTGAACTTAGCTGGAGAAATCGTCTCCTTTAATCAAAAACTCGCTTTCCTGCTCGGCTATGAAGGAACGACACTCGCGAATCAACCAATCCAGTCCTTCCTTCGTCCGAGTGAAGCCGAGCGAATCGCCCCCTTTAAACAGCGTGCCCTGCACGGGGAGACCGTTCATTTCACGGCAGAAGTCCGTCACAAGGATGGGCGCCGCTTGACAATGACCGTGACGAACATCCCGATCTACCAAAACCACATCATCATCGGTCTGTACGGAATCGCCCGTGACATTTCGCAACATGTCGCGTTACGAAAACAACTGCTTCGATTAGCCCAGCAAGAACAGTTGACAGAAATGACGACACCAATCGCCTTTCTCGATTATCTTCCGACATCAGACGAGTGGTCGTTCTCGAAAAACTTCACTTCACTCTTGTCGATTTCGAGCCACCGCTTGGCGTCGATGGACGAAGAAGACTTCCTACACGAGATTCACCCGGACGACCGTAGCCTCTTTCAAGAACACGTGGCACAGTTAACGACGCCGTCTAACGTCAGCCTCACTTTACGGATGAATCAACAGGAACAGTATCAACGGGTCGTCCGCTGTGATGCCTTATCGTCGCAGACTGACGGTCATCTCTGCATCAGCATGATGTTTCATGACACTGCGACGACGCGTGAGACTCCGCCCGCCGATTCGCAAGACTCGCTGACGAATTTTTTAGCGACCGTCGAAACAATTGTTTACCAACACAGTGAAGCCGATCAAGCGTTGACGTTCCTCGCCGTCGGTTTTTTACAGCAACACCCGGAACACTTGCGCCAGCTCGAACTCGATCCCGCGTACTGGAAAGAATTGCTTCATCCGGACGACCGGGACCGAATAAAAGCTGCGCGGGAAGGGTTGCAACAAGGAGAAACCGTCCGGCTGACTTACCGGCTGAAACTAGAGGACGAATGGCGCTGGCTCGAAGAGATTCGTCTTCCTTTAAAGGATTCGAACACTCAGGTCTTCACCGGCTATCAAGGTGTCGTCACGGACATCACGCTCGTCAAGCAGCAACAAGAGGATCTCTTTCGCTTATCGCGGCATCACGCGACAACGGGGTTGCCGAACCGGATTGCCCTGCTTGAAAAAATGGAGGATTTGCTTAAAAATGGTCTTCCTTTTACCATCTTCGCGATCGACTTCAATCAATTCCATAACATCAATACACAACTCCGGTATGAGATTGGCCAACGCTGGCTACTTGATACACGTGATGCGTTAACGGAGCGCTTGCCGAACGTCTATTGCAGTCAGCTCGAAGGCGATTACTACATCGCCTTAATCGAGCAACCGTTCGATGAGCTCCAGTTGAAGAAACGTGCGCTCCATGTGCTCGAACTCGCGACGCAACGCTTCTCAATCGAGGCGTATGCCCTAATTCCGGAACTCGCCATCGGAATCAGTCACAGTCAGGACAAAAAGACTTCAGCGGCTGAACTCCTGCAGGCTGCGAACACGACCTTGACCCGTGCCCGCGCTAAGACAGGTCCCGCCTATGAATTGTATACGTCGCAGCTTGACCTTGAAATTTACCGCCGCCACCAACTCGAACAAGGTTTACGGTATGCGATTGGACAGGACGAACTGTTTCTCGAATATCAACCGAAAGTCGATATCTGGAGCGGGCAGCTCTTAGCCTTCGAGGCCTTGATTCGTTGGGATCATCCAGAGTGGGGACGGATTCCCCCGCAAGATTTCATTCCGCTTGCAGAAGAAGGACGATTTTATCTCGCGATTGGCGACTGGGTCCTCGAGACCGTTTGCCGGACGCTACAGGACTTGAGTACGTCGGGTTTCCCCGTCGTCCCGATTTCAATCAATCTGTCGGCGAAGCGACTGTTGCACGGCAACTTCGTCGAAACCGTCAAAACGTGTTTGAAACGCCATAGTGTCCAAGCCCGCTTCCTGCAGTTCGAGCTACCTGAAAATGTCCTGCTCGAGAACAATGAGTTCGTCAAAGAAACACTGGCGCACCTGCATCGTCTCGGAATTCGCCTCACACTCGATCGCTACGGTAGCAGTGCTACTTCCTTAGCTTGTCTGCGCGACTATCCGATTACGACGTTAAAGCTGGATCGTTCGTTCGTCGCTCAACTCGAGGAGGCGGATCAGTCGACGGCACTTCTTAAAACCATCATCTACTTTGCGAAGGAACTCGAACTGACCGTCGTCGCTGAGGGCGTCGAAACACTCCATCAACTCGATTTGTTCCGCGATTTCGAGTGCCATGCCGTCCAAGGTTACCTGTTCAGCCGACCCGTCAGTGCGTCCGAACTTGTGAACGTATTGCGTCTCGGTGTTCTTTCACCGATTGAGTCTTTAAAAGCCTCACCGAAACAACAATTGCCGTCCGTCCATGCCCAGATCACAATCACCCGCCTGAACGGCAAGGCCGTCAATGTCGGTGCTTCGCCAATCCTCATCACGCGGAGTACGAACCGGTCCATCCATTTTTATGCCTCGATTCGCTTGCCTGTCGACCACCAAATCGAGCTGTCGTTACAATTGAAGGATGTCGATCATCCACGGACGATCATCGAACCGCTTGCAATCACGGAACTCGACAATGGACTGTTCCATTATTCTGCCGACTACAAAGTACGTGCTCAGTCCATCCTTTTGATGAAGGCGCTCGAACATTCGGAGCAACAAAAACTCGATGACTTCTTTTCATTGACATGA
- a CDS encoding multidrug efflux MFS transporter, producing the protein MPLWKRNLIVVWIGSFLTAAALSLVLPFLPLFIEELGVNGRQEITTWSGIAFGATFLVAAIVSPIWGRLADKKGRKLMLLRASLGMSIVMFLISFVQDVYQLVFLRLVMGAVSGFISAGITLIASQTPKEKSGWALGTLSTGGIAGGLLGPLIGGFLADMIGLRPVFLFTSVPLFLTFLVTYFFVKEEFVPLEVKKMASAKEIIQSLRHPELILSLFLTTFLIQFAAQSISPILSLYVRELSPGTERLALLSGIVASAPGIAALIAAQRLGRLSDKIGAERVLFFALLVFAAFLIPQAFVTDTSQLIVLRMGIGFATAALMPSVQALLRKHTPANASGRIFGYNQSAQFMGNFLGPLAGGQIAGHFGFEALFLFTGLIVITNAVLERTQTAVLSKKHS; encoded by the coding sequence ATGCCGTTGTGGAAAAGAAATTTAATCGTCGTGTGGATCGGGAGTTTTTTGACTGCCGCTGCACTCAGTCTCGTTTTACCGTTTTTGCCATTATTCATTGAAGAGCTTGGCGTCAATGGACGTCAGGAGATTACGACCTGGTCCGGGATTGCGTTCGGAGCAACGTTCCTCGTCGCAGCAATCGTCTCACCGATCTGGGGACGACTCGCCGATAAAAAGGGACGGAAGTTGATGTTGCTCCGGGCAAGCCTCGGAATGTCGATTGTCATGTTCTTAATCAGTTTTGTGCAAGATGTGTATCAGCTTGTTTTCTTACGGCTCGTCATGGGAGCGGTCTCCGGATTCATTTCAGCCGGAATCACCTTGATTGCTTCTCAAACCCCGAAAGAGAAAAGTGGCTGGGCGCTCGGTACATTGTCGACCGGTGGGATTGCCGGTGGATTGCTCGGACCTCTGATTGGAGGATTCCTTGCCGACATGATTGGGCTTCGACCCGTTTTTCTCTTTACGAGCGTACCGTTGTTTTTGACGTTCCTCGTGACATATTTCTTCGTTAAAGAAGAATTCGTCCCACTTGAAGTCAAAAAAATGGCTTCCGCAAAAGAAATCATTCAATCGCTCCGTCATCCGGAGCTCATCTTGAGTCTATTCTTGACGACGTTCTTGATTCAGTTCGCAGCGCAATCCATCAGTCCGATTCTCTCGCTCTACGTGCGAGAGCTGAGTCCCGGAACGGAACGGCTGGCGTTACTATCGGGAATCGTCGCCTCAGCACCCGGGATTGCGGCATTGATTGCTGCCCAGCGGCTCGGACGACTGTCCGACAAGATTGGGGCGGAACGTGTCTTATTCTTTGCCTTACTAGTCTTTGCCGCTTTCTTGATTCCGCAAGCGTTCGTCACGGATACGAGTCAATTGATCGTCTTGCGGATGGGCATCGGATTTGCGACAGCGGCCTTGATGCCATCGGTCCAAGCACTGCTTCGTAAACATACACCAGCCAATGCGTCCGGACGGATCTTCGGTTACAATCAATCGGCCCAATTCATGGGAAACTTCCTCGGACCGCTCGCCGGTGGTCAGATCGCCGGCCACTTCGGTTTTGAAGCGTTGTTCCTGTTTACCGGTTTGATTGTCATCACGAATGCTGTCCTCGAACGGACGCAAACAGCGGTACTCAGTAAAAAACATTCCTAA
- a CDS encoding ABC transporter permease — protein sequence MPIMIWGILLVCVSIGSMFVGVADLDLTDILSWSETEWELFLMSRIPRLLSILLAGAGMSIAGLIMQQITQNRFVSPTTAGTMDFAKLGIVVSMIGFSDAHPLIKMLISFGFAFGGSLLFMRVLERIKMKDVIFIPLVGLMLGSIVGALTTFLALRFNLLQSLSGWMQGNFSMITKGRYELLYITVPLLFIAYRYAHRFTIVGMGEEFSQNLGISHKRVMQLGLAIVSLIASAVILSVGVIPFLGLIVPNLISIWYGDHLRKTLPLTALFGALFVLVCDIAGRLLIAPYEIPISLMVGTIGSGLFLYLLFRRDRYGLS from the coding sequence ATGCCGATTATGATTTGGGGAATCCTCCTCGTATGTGTCTCGATCGGCTCCATGTTTGTCGGTGTCGCTGACCTCGATTTAACAGACATTTTATCTTGGAGCGAGACGGAATGGGAATTGTTCTTGATGAGTCGGATACCACGACTTTTAAGTATCCTATTGGCTGGAGCGGGTATGAGCATTGCGGGATTGATCATGCAACAAATTACACAAAACCGCTTCGTTTCACCGACGACGGCGGGAACGATGGACTTCGCGAAACTCGGAATCGTCGTTTCAATGATTGGCTTTAGTGATGCGCATCCACTGATTAAGATGCTCATTTCATTTGGGTTTGCGTTTGGTGGTTCGCTTTTATTCATGCGGGTTCTCGAACGGATCAAAATGAAGGATGTCATTTTCATTCCCCTCGTCGGGTTGATGCTCGGCAGTATCGTCGGTGCCTTGACGACGTTTCTCGCATTGCGGTTCAACTTGCTGCAAAGCTTAAGCGGTTGGATGCAAGGAAACTTTTCGATGATCACAAAGGGACGCTACGAATTGCTTTACATAACTGTTCCGTTGCTGTTCATCGCTTATCGTTATGCCCACCGGTTTACGATTGTCGGAATGGGCGAAGAATTTTCACAAAATCTTGGTATCTCGCATAAGCGTGTCATGCAGCTCGGGCTGGCGATTGTTTCATTGATTGCTTCAGCCGTGATCTTATCGGTCGGTGTGATTCCATTTCTTGGTCTGATTGTGCCGAACTTGATTTCGATTTGGTACGGCGATCATTTACGAAAGACGTTACCGTTAACGGCTCTGTTCGGTGCCTTGTTCGTCCTCGTCTGTGACATTGCGGGCCGCCTGTTGATTGCACCGTATGAGATTCCGATTAGCTTGATGGTCGGGACGATCGGCAGTGGCTTGTTCCTCTACCTCTTGTTTAGGAGGGATCGTTATGGCTTATCGTAA
- a CDS encoding NAD(P)-dependent oxidoreductase yields the protein MQLGWIGLGHMGVPMALRLRRAGHPLYIYNRTESKTAPLVAEGATSLRSPRELVEQSDIIFIMLADGKAIDHVLHETNGLLASDLTDKIVVNLSTISSEESTQAAQLIERAGAAYLESPVSGSVGVAEAGQLVMLVGGDKQTLATCRPYLDVLGKESIHFGDHGTGSSAKLAINLLLGIVGEGLAETFLLGEAAGLDKEKLIQMISLSGMNTPLFQGKQDMYRTEEFPPAFPLRLMAKDLGLITDAAKRYTLRLPLAEAAHEQYEQANTGDQADLDMAAVYLSLKK from the coding sequence ATGCAACTTGGTTGGATAGGATTAGGTCATATGGGTGTCCCGATGGCGTTACGTCTTCGCCGCGCCGGACACCCGTTATACATCTATAACCGCACAGAAAGTAAGACAGCACCGCTCGTCGCGGAAGGGGCAACGTCGCTTCGCTCACCACGCGAACTGGTCGAACAGTCGGACATCATCTTCATCATGCTCGCAGATGGAAAAGCGATCGATCATGTTCTTCACGAAACAAACGGGCTGCTCGCAAGCGACTTGACGGACAAAATCGTCGTCAACTTGAGTACGATTTCGTCCGAGGAATCAACACAGGCAGCGCAACTGATCGAACGCGCCGGTGCCGCCTATCTCGAGTCTCCCGTCTCTGGTTCAGTCGGTGTCGCAGAAGCCGGCCAGCTCGTCATGCTCGTCGGTGGTGACAAACAGACACTTGCGACATGTCGGCCGTATCTCGATGTTCTCGGTAAAGAAAGTATCCATTTCGGTGACCACGGAACAGGCAGCTCAGCAAAACTTGCCATCAACCTCCTGCTCGGTATCGTCGGTGAAGGACTTGCTGAAACGTTCCTGCTCGGAGAAGCGGCCGGGCTCGACAAAGAAAAACTCATCCAGATGATTTCCTTGTCCGGCATGAATACACCGCTCTTCCAAGGCAAACAGGACATGTACCGAACAGAAGAGTTCCCCCCTGCTTTCCCGCTTCGGTTGATGGCGAAGGATTTAGGGTTGATCACGGACGCCGCGAAACGGTACACGTTACGTTTACCGCTGGCAGAAGCAGCACATGAACAGTACGAACAGGCGAACACGGGAGACCAAGCCGATTTAGATATGGCAGCGGTCTACCTGAGCTTAAAAAAATGA
- a CDS encoding flagellar hook-basal body protein, with protein MLRGMYTASGAMQALQRQQEMLSNNLANARTPGFRADQASLRTFPEMMIQQSGVNERTGIQSRGTVGTLATGVFMQAATPNFALGSITETGNATDLQISSRDGSALFTVLHTDPLTGGEETLYTTNGQFAVGQDGLLRTTENDLVLDANGQALNVVNEDFVVSADGAVTDGNGQAIGNLGLVVTDQPETLERTGNGLFRSPAALAAGDVKVDQGVLELGNVEIEQTMAEMNSGLRQFEANQKVIQAYDRTAEKAVSEIGRVR; from the coding sequence ATGTTACGAGGAATGTACACGGCGTCTGGTGCGATGCAGGCGTTACAGCGGCAACAAGAAATGTTAAGTAACAACCTGGCCAATGCGCGGACGCCTGGCTTCCGCGCCGATCAAGCATCGCTCCGGACGTTTCCGGAGATGATGATTCAACAATCAGGCGTCAATGAACGGACGGGAATTCAATCAAGAGGGACGGTCGGCACGCTCGCGACAGGTGTCTTCATGCAGGCAGCGACGCCGAACTTTGCCCTCGGTTCGATTACGGAAACGGGCAACGCGACGGATCTCCAAATCAGTTCACGGGACGGATCCGCCCTCTTTACCGTCTTACATACGGATCCGCTGACAGGTGGGGAAGAGACGCTTTACACGACGAACGGTCAATTTGCCGTCGGGCAGGATGGTTTGCTCCGGACGACAGAAAATGATCTCGTCCTTGATGCAAACGGTCAGGCGCTCAACGTCGTCAATGAAGACTTCGTTGTCAGCGCAGACGGAGCGGTGACGGACGGAAACGGGCAAGCGATCGGAAACCTTGGACTTGTCGTAACCGATCAACCGGAGACACTGGAGCGGACAGGCAACGGTTTATTCCGCTCTCCGGCAGCACTTGCGGCGGGAGACGTCAAAGTCGACCAAGGCGTGCTCGAACTCGGGAACGTCGAAATCGAGCAGACGATGGCTGAGATGAACAGTGGACTTCGTCAGTTCGAAGCCAATCAAAAAGTCATTCAAGCTTACGACCGGACGGCTGAAAAAGCTGTTTCTGAAATCGGTCGCGTGCGTTAA